The sequence below is a genomic window from Bactrocera neohumeralis isolate Rockhampton chromosome 4, APGP_CSIRO_Bneo_wtdbg2-racon-allhic-juicebox.fasta_v2, whole genome shotgun sequence.
ATGTAGGTGTTGCCTGCTGTTGGGTTTGGCCGGCATTCATGGTGTTGCCGGAGGTCGAGGGACTAGTGTAGATCACTTCGGTGGTGGAATCGTTGCGATTTTTTGAtctaaaacaaaacacaaagtgaaaaatttaattagttttgagattttgagagggttagtttgtatgacagctataagctttAGTGgaccgatcttaacaatttcttaggATATGATACCGTTATTGTGGATAATAATGCATGCCGAATTTGGTGAAgaaatctcgtcaaataaaaaagtttttcatacaatgaCTTGATTTGAATCGctgagtttgtatgacagctatatgctatagtggtccgatctgtacaatttcttcggagctgATACCGTTATTGTGGATAATAAtgcatgccgaatttcgtgaagaaatctcgtcaaataaaaaagtttttcatacaatgacttgatttgaatcgttcagtttgtatgacagctatatgctatagtggtccgatatgtacaatttcttcgaaacTGATACCGTTATTGCGGATAATAATGCATGCCGAATTTGGTGAAgaaatctcgtcaaataaaaaagtttttcatacaatgacttgatttggatcgttcaatttgtatgacagctatatgctatagtggtccgatctgtacaatttcttcggagcagATACCGTTATTGCGGATAATAATGCATGCCGAATTTGGTGAAgaaatctcgtcaaataaaaaagtttttcatacaatgacttgatttggatcgttcaatttgtatgacagctatatgctatagtaggccGATCTGATCGATTTCTTCGGAGCAGATACCGTTATTGTGGATAATAAtgcatgccgaatttcgtgatgTTATCTCgtcatataaaaatgttttccatataaggacttgatttggatcgttcagtttgtatgacagctatatgccacAGTGATACGATATCAGCGagtccgacaaataagcagcctcttgaggagaaaaagacgtgtgcgcaaattcagaccgatatctcaaaaaccgacAGACGAAAATACGGTCTTGACTAAACGACTCAGCTCGCTTGGCTTCAAAACTGTCgcaacaaaattatttcaatcaaGCCCACATTTTTTAGTACATTTCGGTTTTAACTTCaacacaatttcttttttaaatatttttttatttcactaaaaGCCTGCAACGCATGAGACGTCTCCGCTTCGACAATGCGTCGCATACATAATTCGAATTTTGTGCCGAAATTTAATCTTGGCAAATGGACGTGGAATAAAAGCTTGGAGCGCTTAGAGTTTGAGCCCATCAAAGATGCGGAATTGGAGAAACAAGATTATATCAGGACGTGCGGCTTCAAATTCAACAAAACGCTGAATCAATTGGAAGAATTAATATTCCTGCAGGAGTTCCAGCGCTCCGAACTCACACACGATGCGGATGTCATACTCGTGCAAGACATCAAAAATCTTGTGCTCTTTCTGGCGCCATCCGAGACCATCACAAAGGATTTCGTGCTCTTTCTGCACACCTTCACAGTGGATCGTTTTCTGCGCGCGCTCATCATTTACTTTGAGTACTACTTGAAGATGGTGGAGTTCGTGTTGATACGACGCGATGAGATTAGCGGCGAAAAGGCGCAAATACAAAGCGAGGACACCAATGAGATCAAGCGCATCTACTCGTCATATCTTACGCAGCATCGGCTGCTGTTGGCGCGCGAGTATAGCATCATTATAGCGGGCGACGGCGAAATGAAACCTTTCTACCACATTACGCCCATCGTCAATATATCGCAATCGATTAAGGATAAGCGCTTTCACGAAACCTTTTTGGCCTTCTCCACACAAATGGTGTGGATCGCTATGCATCGGCGCGCCTACGACTACATCGATTTGGAAATGTATCGACTGTTTCGCTCCGAACACTTCAAGCTCAAACGCTATGCGCACATCAACTTCACGGAGGCCGAGGCGAACATGCTGTACGGCAAGAATTACAAGCGCGTCAATTATCGCGCACAAAACTCACCGCTCATACAGGAGTTGGTCAATGTGTCCACCGAGAATTTGCCCATACTGTGGATTGGCGAACGCAAGTATCGCGGCACCGATTTGCGCATACACCAGCTGGAGCTCGAGTATATTGTGCCGGACAGTcagttgattttgatcgatgtGTGTCACGGCATACTCGGGCATCCGAAGAAAATCTATAATACGCTGTTGAACATCAATTGGGAAGAGGTGCGCTTCCAGAA
It includes:
- the LOC126755191 gene encoding protein phosphatase 1 regulatory subunit 36-like codes for the protein MRRIHNSNFVPKFNLGKWTWNKSLERLEFEPIKDAELEKQDYIRTCGFKFNKTLNQLEELIFLQEFQRSELTHDADVILVQDIKNLVLFLAPSETITKDFVLFLHTFTVDRFLRALIIYFEYYLKMVEFVLIRRDEISGEKAQIQSEDTNEIKRIYSSYLTQHRLLLAREYSIIIAGDGEMKPFYHITPIVNISQSIKDKRFHETFLAFSTQMVWIAMHRRAYDYIDLEMYRLFRSEHFKLKRYAHINFTEAEANMLYGKNYKRVNYRAQNSPLIQELVNVSTENLPILWIGERKYRGTDLRIHQLELEYIVPDSQLILIDVCHGILGHPKKIYNTLLNINWEEVRFQNYSQIYDPYQLVRQPALKIPRIDAEKIRKHAQKFDTYYHVRMQYERVSKAVIDKWCRRDAVIAYFTTEGMITNIVTRCEKELERVSYGPSVEEITSKFLARKKLLRKL